GGTCACTAAAAATGgtaaattcagttttaaataCTCCTTAAAACTGCACACAAAGGTGATTGGTGTAATATATAGCTTGCTTGAGTGCAGCACAGCATGCAGGGACAGTCCAGCTGAGTTATTAATCCTGTCTCTTTCCATGCAGGTGGAGTACCTCCTCAAGAAAATATGTATGGCTATGAGTATTGAGTTCAACTGTGTCGAGTTAGAGGACTTCTTCTCTCAAGACTCAGTGCAGCAGAGTGGAATTACTGTTTGGACGTTTCTAGAGATGATGAACTCCGGGAAGGTAACCAGAGGAATTGATGCGAGCATCATCAGCATGGCTATAGAGGAAGTGTACAGGGAAATAGTTGGTGATGTCCTCAAAGAGGTAGGAAACTGATGTGCCTCCAGAATGCTGTTTTCGTTCCTCCCCGGTGAGATTTATTTCAGTGATCTGTGTGTCGGTTTGGCTGCGTTCAGGGCTATCTATGGAAAAAAGGCCAGCTGAGGAGAAACTGGAAGGAACGGTGGTTCACCTTAAAGCCGAGCAACCTGTCCTACTACACTGGAGAGGACCGCAAGGACTGCCAAGGCAATATAGCCCTGGATGAGAACTGCTGCGTGGAGGTAAACAGCTGGAGAGATAATCATCTGTGACAGCTAGAGAAACTCTTAATAACAAAATCTCCACAGCAGAAATACTAAAGCAGGCGTTTAAATGACATTCAGGCAGTGGTTCTCAGTGTAGGGCGGGGACTTCCCCAAGGTGCTACACTAaggtttttttgtagttttattttttatcacgCCCCTCATCTTTGATTTAACTTGTAACTTACTACAAAATTTGAAATCCTGTCCCTCCAAAGgttaaacaagacaaaaaaagggGAGCAAGTACAAAATCCAGCAAGACCCTGGAATCTGGTCAGATTAAATGTAATTCATACATTCAGTTTATACCTTTAATTTTATATAATTCAGTTTCTTTTAAGTCAAAATTATTGCTTCACGTTTACAAGAGCAAAGAATTTTTTTTGGAGTCTGAGAGAAAATGAGACCGCCCTCACAGTTAAATCAGCACAAGTCATGTCGACATTAATAAACATGGTATAAAGAGAAGAAATTTAAACGTGAAATGTTGCTGAATAATCCCACTTTTACTCGGTGGCTCATGATTTTCTTTTAAGATGCGGGATGAGCAAAGGTGACACCGAGCCTCTCTCAAATGACTAAACTACCTTTCATAAAAGGAagtaaataactgcaaaatcCAAAATCTTTCTACTCCAGTGCTTTGACTTGTGTTGGCACTGCTTCATATTTTGGGTGtcataatgaaacaaggtaagaCTGAAAACTGAAGCTTGCCATGGGTCATATTAAAAACAAGATTTCCTCACAAATCTCGCAGAGCTCAAGGGAACTGAGGTGATTAGCGTGCTAGCCTCACTCCTAGCTGAAAGTGAAGCAGAAGTAAGAGTGCAGCGGTTGCTATTTAAGGTGTCTTGGTCACTTTTCGTGTGGACACAGCCTCAGTTATCATACTGCGTAATACACTTGCAAGAAGGAAATTGGAAACTGTTATTAGGTTCTCTGCATTTATTGCTCATAAAATGTGGTCTGAAATTCATCCCAGTTACAGTCAAAGATGACTAAAAGCGCAATGAGATCTATTCTTGTATCAGCTCTGAGTAATTAATCGCAGAGCAGTAAGTGAATTCCTGAGTGTAGTAACTTGTAGATCCCCTCCTTAGCAGTCACAACATCCATCACATGCTTCCTGTGGCTGTTCGTGAAATATTGCAACATTTCTGGGACGTCTTGATTGATCAGCCCTCTTCAGCTCATGCCACAGACCATTTGTTGACTGGTCGCATTCGGTGTCTGGACTTCCACGCGTGCAAGTCATTGTGGCGTTAATCATGGCGAAGTACGCATGCCGAACAGCCCCAAACTATGACTATGATGAGCGATACTCCACCTACCGTGCTTTGCAATTAGGAGGAGGTTTCATCGTGGGTGTGCAGTGCCCTTTCCCCCCCGCATTGCATGAAAGTTCACGTTTGTCTCGGCAGTCCACACAGCGTCACCCCAGGTTTATTACAGAATACACAGGTGGTCCTCAAGAAACATGAGCTCGTCTTTACGATGGTTTTTGAGATTAGTTGGACTTGATGAGTACACAGTAAGAATCAGCTGTAAACAAAAGGTATTTCCTCATATGAGGACTAATGAGGGTTTATTTCACAGAATAACACAATAAAGCATGAAAAACTTTATTAAGCATGAATGAAGCCAAAGCGTAATCATGACAAAGTCTCATTACGATGACTTGATTTGTTTTAGCACTTGTTTCTTTATAGAGTCCTTTAActatttctcttcttcttcttgatgAACCACGTTTGATTTGGCAAAAACTTGATGGcctacctaaaaaaaaaaaagtaaaattttcagttttagaAATTCAGTGGTGGAAACAACCGCTTTACTTGACAGTTAAGGAAGAGAAGAGTAACAATTGTAAATGACACACATGGTAAACTACTCTCATTTTTTCCACTAAGTCCATTTTGGCCTTCTCTAATATTTAAGGTTATGGTACGGTTAAGGTTATCACCTGTGTAGATGATGtagacctcagagggttaacACTACTTCGGTTTTGTGTAAATGCTGCATTGGACACATTAACTAAGGAAATGAGAGTTGTGCAGGTGCTTTGCTGTTAGCTGCTCTTCTTACCTCTTTGAATACTCAGGTTTGTTCTCTTGTTGTGATCACCGCAGCACGCCAGGCCCCAGGGAACTAGCAACACTCTTAATATCCCTGCCTTGTATTTTATTGTGGACTGATTAAATACCGAGGCCTCTAGCAAAGCTGTTGTAACATTTTCTTGCTTCTCTTTATGCTTCTTATAAATCCCTAAGGAATTTACTGTGATCGAAGCATGGGTCACACCTTTAACTGGAACATCTTATTGCAAGAGGATTCTTTTAAGAAAAATCTCGAGCAAAAAGTTTTGCATATTGTTTCCAGCCTGGAACGTGACTGATGACTCATTGTGTTCATAAAAGACATTTAAAGTACAGCTCAGATTATGATCATTACAATGGTGACTTGGAATAAGTGTAGACCACAATATTGCAAAAATCCTGGCAATATAAATTCTTGCATGAATAACTAATTGAGTCACAAGTTCATCACTTCACCCAGCATGTGATACTTCAAAGGAAGCTGCTGAAATTGTGTTATATTGTAGGAAGCAGATGTTTTTTGAGCTTTCAGAGTTGTTAGAAAAATGTCCTTTTCCTGTAATTgatgtttttctcctttatttttacaaaataGACTCAAAAACTGCAAAACCATTCACAGTTAACTACTCAGTATTAAGAGATAAACTGGGTGTCCCTTTTTTGAACAGGTGCTGCCAGACCGAGATGGGAAGAGATGCATGTTTTGTCTTAAAACCCTCTCCAAGACGTATGAAATGAGTGCGTCAGACACCAAACAGCGACAGGAGTGGACTACAGGTTAAAAGAGACTCTCATTCATCAATTCACATCaatttttaaaagctttaattatttatttagatgTTAAACATCAGTGTCTTCTTTGCAGCTATTCAAACGGCAATCAGGCTGCATGTGGAGGGGAAGAAATCCCTCCACAAAGATCTGAAGCTTAAGCGACGTGAACAGCGTGACCTTCGGGAAAAAAGGCGACAGGCTAAGGaggaggagctgcagaggctgcgGGCCTTGCAGGAGGAACGGGAGCGCAAGCTGGCGGAGCTGGAGCTCCTGAAGGAGGCGCAGAAGCAGGCTCAGGCCCTCCTGGAGCAGGATGAGCAGAGGAGGCGCCAGCAACACGAACAGCTTCAGCGTGCCCTGGAGATTCAGCTCCGTGAGGCTGAGGAGGTGAGCATGGAAACAAAGAATGAAAGATTTTAAAAGCATAAAGATGCAGATCGACTTTAACTTGCTTCTTTCTGTGTGTTACAAGGCCCGAGTCAGTATGCAGGCAGAGATGGCTTTgaaagaggaggaagcagagaggcagaggaagaggatCCTGGAGTTGGAGGAGATGCAGAAACGTTTGGAGGAGGCGCTGCAGCAAGAGATTAAAGCCAGGCTTGATGAGGAGGCCTTCCGCTATGCTCAAGCAGGGTAAAGTTGTTTAAGCAGCTAGCCAGGTGTGCAGTGCAAAAAGCTTAGCGCAGGGTGGTGGAGGTTGTGTTGTGTACAAGCAGCATTTAATAAACTCTGTTGCTGAATTAGTTCACATTGCGTTATGTTCCTGAGGAAGTTGAGCTGCAAAGAGGAAGTTGTTTAACGCTGCAGCCACCTAGACCATTGTCATTGCACTCTCGATTTATCCCATCCCAGGTCCAAAGTACCTCGCTGATGAGCCCCCTGCATTTATCACAAATGATCTATTCAAAGTCTAACTTCTTTGCATTCTACATCATGCTCAGGTTGTTGGCTGAGGAGGAGGATAAAATGAAGGCTCTGATGAACCTTcaggaggaacaggaggagtACATTGcgaagacacagagggagaagcAGGAGCTGAAGCAGGAAATGGAGGCCAAATCCCGGGCCCTGGAGGAGGCGCAGAGACAGCTGGAGGAGGTTCGAGCCAACCGGCACAGAGTTGACCAGGACGTTGTGGTAGGTAGAAACCCTGACACTGACCGTGTGACTCAGTTACAGCATGTTATCGAAGCTAATACCCCTCAGGCCTCAGGCCCCTAATACCACTGCAGACCCCCtgaacatggaaaaaaataagtgAGCTTCTGCTGCTTGtcgtttttaaataaatcaccACAGAATGTGTTGATGAGATCAGCGAGAGGCTGTCCTGTCGCAAGAGTCACTGACAATCTGACACCAAACCAATAAACAGAAGTTAAGTTCAAAATAGGCGCTTAAAACAACACACGAAAGCATCTCACGagctacaaaaaaaacaaccacccACCCATCACAGTCCCTAGTCATCAGATAAAGTTAGATAACCAGGAAGTGCTGCAAGTATAACTTTGAAATTCATAATGATAAGACAGGATGCCAGATGGCAGAGACTTTAATGAGACTAAACAGACTGCCATCGTGATCAGTCCCTCAAAAGCACATCAGTTATGAACAGGATTCAAACAGGacaccattttttttctcttgttgagTGGTGGCTACTCTGTCtttttattactttcattatatttgattttatttgacaAAATCTGGCCTTGAGAGTGGCAGTAGTGAACCTTAACCTTATTGAGATGCAAAGTTTAACTTTTTAATAAATTGACCAGTTTTAGTGGTTAAAATACCAGCAGCACTTTGTTTATTTATCAGGTCACAGACAAAGAGCAAAAAGGAAGCGAGTTCACGTCTTAGTGGCTCTTCTGGGTACTTTTCAACAGATCGAGGTTTTTGGGAAGCGTTTGTCAGTTCACTTGTTTATCAGTAGCCGCTAAGCTCTTCTTCTCCGGCAGGCCGCCCAGAGGAAACTTCGGCAGGCGAGCACCAACGTCAAACACTggaatgtccagatgaacagactgaTGCGGCCGATCGGACCTGGCGGTATGTGTCCTTGCCTGCTCAGAGACATGACAGACATGCACCGTTTCAAGACCAGATTTTCAAATGTTTCTTGCTGCATTATACCAGCAGAGAAGTGTTAACCACTTCTAGCCCTGTTGTGTTGCAGCCAGGACTGATGTGACCATTTGCTTAGCTCAGGGGCTGTGAAGTTTAGGTCAAAATAGGTGGTTCATATATTTCATTTTGAACTTCTGCAAATATACTTCCTTAAATTTGATACTATactttattttaactgtgaattctgtttttatttttgttttttgtttcagccTAAGTCTGATTTCAATTGTCCGTTTTGTTGCTTTCATTTTCAGAGAAGAGACCATCGCTGGGAAGCTCCTTCACGAGCTTCCAGATCCCAACGCAGCGAGACCCCGGGCTGCGTCTCAGGAGTTCGGGATCGGGGGATCGGGAGGAGAGCAAAGAAAATGTTGACAGCAGAGCTGGATGTGATTTAGACAAACGTCACTCTCATGCATCTAATGGCGACATGGATATCCCCTAAATGATGAGTCATAGAGACTGCCTCGTCACAGGAAGGGCAAGAGATGGTTGTCATGTTTGTGAACAATATGAAAGCGGCGGGGATATAGCTGAATTTACCGTACTACCACGTCTACTAAATGCTGAAATATTACTGACCTCGTATCACAGACagcaacagtttaaaaacattttaacgaGAGTGCGTTTTCCAATATCTCCCCTTCTCAAATAATCCTTTTCTGCCGCCTGTGTGAGGCCTGACGTGAACATAACTGATACCTCAGCGGAAAGAAAATGAGCGGTAAGAAAGATCCTGAAAGTACAAGGTTAGCTCTGGTGTTCAAAGAGAAAAGCCTACATGCACACAGGAAGCTCATTTTTGTGCAGCTCTGTAACTTAGACGGATACCAATGTTTCATTTCTATTGGTACAATTTTCGAGGTTGTGGGAGGTGGCTTAGGTTTTTTTGATCTAGAAACTTGGTTCAGTATTAAAGTTTACCACAATTTCACTCCTGATAaacaggaaagagaaagaagaggcgtgaaagaaaaaaaaactgtcatgaccttcctgtttttaatgtcatttaacattactgtaaataaagagaGTGAAGTTTGAAGCCGTACCTGCATCTTTACTGTGTTAAACTTAGTGCATTGTGCAATTCAAAGAAACTTTAAGGCAACTTTTTGTTTCAAATCTTAACCTGGTGCTTCACACAGTGGAAAAGCTAAATAAGAGTTTGCAAAACGAGTTGTAGTGACGCAGACGTGACAGAAATGCAAAAGACCACACGGTGTGGAAGTAAGAGTCGCAGACACTGCTGAAGTTGCACACTGCACATCCGCTTCGGTTTGAGTTGGAGTCTGCTTCACTTCTGAGGCCTTAAATGTGTCATCTCCGACTAATCTGACGCCTTCCGGGGACAAAACCTTCAGCTGGCTCACATGAGCAAACAGAGACATCTCCTGACAGGTAATGCAAACTGCATGCCAACTGCTGTATGTGCCAGTGTACTAATGCACAGTTTTAAGCAGAGGTGGCAACAAGTAGAAGCACAGATAGTAGTTTTGAAACATACTCCAGTAAAAGTACAGAAGTACTGTTTccacttctttactcaagtaaaagtggaaaagTACTGGCTCTGAAATATTCTCAAAGTAAGAGAGTAAAAAGCAGCTCTTTGAAGAACATTTCTTCCACCTACTTTTGTGCAAATCTTACTGAACCCTGTGctatattaatgtaataattaAATAAGGAAAACCAGCTTGATTTCtgttaaaattttatttctaATAAAGGCTCGGCTTGAATCAGTTAAGAAgaacacaagcagagaaaaaatGAGGCTGTGATCTGCTTAcctgtgctgctgcagctgctctgAGGTTTACTGCGCCTTGTGGATTTACACACCTGAATTTAGCTGATGTTTCATGAGTTGTCTtggctgatttccatcctcTACTGACAGTACACTGTTTAATCTTCCAGTTTATCAAACACCACTGagcttgtgtgtttgctgttgtttgttAATCGGATAGAAAaattgcatttgaaattacctgccacttaaaaaaaaaattactcgtTTTATGTTCGCTCCTTTTTTGCAGGGCCGGAAGTACCACAACCGCAACTTATGGACAGCCTCAGtcgtgttgtgccaaaaaataaataaataactaaaaatacCAGCCCAGTTTAACCTCCGACTTTGGCACACAGTTTTGCTTGTTTCCTCTCTTTTTGTGCCACATACCCTGGTGATTATTACACGAACAGGACTGCCTttcatgtgttactgtttagACTCGGTTTGATGTTTAAAGGCCCACGCTGACAAAATAATAACTCTCTTCAAACGCCTTAAACCAAAAGTAACAAGTAGAAAGTACCGATAATGGTTTAAAAATGTAGGAAGTTAAAGTAAAATGTTGCCAAAAGGTTGCACAGTGAGAGCAATTGATGACTattttatggggttttttttttcaatttttgaaTAATCACTCTAATATTTCCCTAATATTAGATTTGCCTGatagttgtttatttaaacaacAGTTAATTTAGAGATATCATCTATATAAAATCTCTCTTCACTGCAGTTTCTGGTGCAGCAGAGCAAAATCTAAGCTGTGTCTCTCATTTGGCATACAGTGCTAAatggaagcttgtttctgcATAAAAGactgctttgttttctgtttttgcttttttgggcAAAATTTGGAGTTATTCCTTACATATTTTGTGATTTCTCACTCATTTTTTTCAGATAG
This region of Maylandia zebra isolate NMK-2024a linkage group LG20, Mzebra_GT3a, whole genome shotgun sequence genomic DNA includes:
- the LOC101466063 gene encoding differentially expressed in FDCP 6 homolog — encoded protein: MDLRSELLKSIWYGFTALDLEKSGKVSKSQLKVLSHNLCTVLCIPHDPVALEEHFRDDDDGPVSSQGYMPYLNKYILDKVVEGSFIKENVDELCWTLTAKKNYQPDRSSSTILPDKDAFRLWCLFNFLSEDKYPLVMVPDEVEYLLKKICMAMSIEFNCVELEDFFSQDSVQQSGITVWTFLEMMNSGKVTRGIDASIISMAIEEVYREIVGDVLKEGYLWKKGQLRRNWKERWFTLKPSNLSYYTGEDRKDCQGNIALDENCCVEVLPDRDGKRCMFCLKTLSKTYEMSASDTKQRQEWTTAIQTAIRLHVEGKKSLHKDLKLKRREQRDLREKRRQAKEEELQRLRALQEERERKLAELELLKEAQKQAQALLEQDEQRRRQQHEQLQRALEIQLREAEEARVSMQAEMALKEEEAERQRKRILELEEMQKRLEEALQQEIKARLDEEAFRYAQAGLLAEEEDKMKALMNLQEEQEEYIAKTQREKQELKQEMEAKSRALEEAQRQLEEVRANRHRVDQDVVAAQRKLRQASTNVKHWNVQMNRLMRPIGPGEKRPSLGSSFTSFQIPTQRDPGLRLRSSGSGDREESKENVDSRAGCDLDKRHSHASNGDMDIP